A genomic window from Chiloscyllium plagiosum isolate BGI_BamShark_2017 unplaced genomic scaffold, ASM401019v2 scaf_97139, whole genome shotgun sequence includes:
- the LOC122545820 gene encoding grass carp reovirus (GCRV)-induced gene 2p produces the protein MFEQPGASGMMTLQFFGWETVHDNNHHLHSNQEPVNGREYIMYHGTSVSNARSIIQSGFKQSSKGMLGPGVYVSRDREKARRYPINTPNDRVILMLKVQVGKVKKIDKENHPMSTTWKQHGYDTAWVPPNCGMRNVPSGLEEDCVWDPQRIQVIDVINSPDPVTTQQLKDLLQANLNSKPVPGPEMVEHCQACKNTMVPSHQLQLCWGCGQTICPFMAKHICS, from the coding sequence GGAGACAGTTCATGACAATAATCATCATTTGCATTCAAATCAGGAACCAGTGAATGGCAGAGAATACATCATGTACCATGGTACCTCAGTCAGCAATGCAAGGTCCATCATACAATCAGGTTTCAAGCAATCAAGCAAGGGCATGCTCGGTCCAGGGGTCTATGTCAGTAGAGACAGGGAGAAAGCCAGAAGATATCCCATTAACACTCCAAATGATAGAGTTATTTTAATGTTGAAAGTACAAGTAGGAAAAGTCAAGAAAATAGATAAAGAAAATCATCCCATGTCAACAACTTGGAAACAACATGGATATGATACAGCATGGGTTCCTCCCAACTGTGGGATGAGAAATGTCCCCAGTGGATTAGAGGAAGATTGTGTTTGGGATCCACAAAGGATCCAGGTGATTGACGTAATAAATTCCCCTGATCCTGTGACAACACAGCAGTTGAAAGACTTGCTTCAAGCAAACCTGAACAGCAAGCCTGTGCCTGGGCCAGAGATGGTGGAGCATTGTCAGGCCTGTAAAAATACAATGGTACCTTCCCATCAGTTACAGCTCTGCTGGGGGTGTGGACAGACCATCTGCCCTTTCATGGCAAAACACATATGCAGCTAA